The proteins below come from a single Oncorhynchus keta strain PuntledgeMale-10-30-2019 chromosome 1, Oket_V2, whole genome shotgun sequence genomic window:
- the LOC118358938 gene encoding phosphatidylinositol-binding clathrin assembly protein-like isoform X4 produces MSGQSITDRITAAQHSVTGSAVSKTVCKATTHEIMGPKKKHLDYLIHCTNEMNVNIPQLADSLFERTTSTSWVVVFKSLIATHHLMVYGNERFVQYLASRNTLFNLSNFLDKSGLQGYDMSTFIRRYSRYLNEKAVSYRQVAFDFTKVKRGVDGVMRTMNTEKLLKTIPIIQNQMDALLDFNVNANELTNGVINAGFMLLFKDSIRLFAAYNEGIINLLEKYFDMKKTQCKEGLDIYKKFLTRMTRISEFLKVAEQVGIDRGDIPDLSQAPSSLLEALEQHLASLEGKKVKDSTAASRASTLSNAVSSLASTGMSFTKVDEREKQAALEEEQARLKALKRLKELSKRPSFATTDTSPVSTTGVTISTAPAIDLFSTPSCSNGALKMESDLFDIQQTFNPSMQASSTGLPVATTWADPFTSAEAGDDSMPNLNPFLSKVVVDAAAHLPVVSSDGVSYSSRTSGHEMFSDRYNPFTDTNSSVSTNYKRTVRIEHSISDSFCGGPVAMAQHLPHQAPYLTEPSAVAGQFRGYSTATQAPPPGALQVDFESVFGAKASGANNMESDDILKPTMVGSNQALCSINQLSDKLVGDDLDSSLANLVGNLGIGNGTTKNDIHWSQPGEKRLTGGSNWQPKAAPNTTWNPVSMTPPVMAYPATTPTGMMGGYGMPPQQLGSMGMMNQPNMMYNQAVMRPPNPFSSVSSAQPSAASSPSSQSPLRAPGQDPFAQLSLKDFL; encoded by the exons ACCTGATCCATTGCACCAATGAGATGAACGTAAACATTCCCCAGCTGGCTGACTCACTGTTTGAAAGGACCACCAGCACAAGCTGGGTGGTGGTCTTCAAGTCGCTCATCGCCACACACCACCTCATGGTCTACGGTAATGAG CGTTTTGTCCAGTACTTGGCTTCAAGGAACACATTATTCAACCTCAGTAATTTTTTGGACAAAAGTGGTTTACAAG gctacgATATGTCCACATTTATCCGGAGGTACAGTCGATATCTGAATGAGAAGGCTGTGTCATACAGACAGGTTGCATTTGACTTCACTAAAGTAAAGCGAGG GGTGGATGGGGTGATGAGGACCATGAATACAGAGAAGCTACTGAAGACCATCCCTATCATACAAAACCAGATGGACGCCCTCCTCGACTTCAAT GTTAATGCCAATGAGCTCACAAACGGAGTGATCAATGCAGGGTTCATGCTCCTCTTCAAAGATTCCATTAGGCTTTTTGCTGCATATAACGAAGGCATCATCAACCTGCTGG AGAAGTACTTTGACATGAAGAAAACCCAGTGTAAAGAGGGCCTGGATATCTACAAGAAGTTCCTGACCCGAATGACCCGAATCTCAGAGTTCCTTAAAGTGGCAGAG CAGGTGGGGATTGATCGAGGAGACATTCCAGACCTTTCCCAG GCCCCCAGTAGCCTTCTGGAAGCTCTGgagcagcacctggcctcactaGAGGGGAAGAAAGTCAAAGACTCCACCGCTGCCAGCAG GGCCAGTACTCTATCCAATGCAGTGTCCTCGCTGGCCAGTACAGGGATGTCTTTTACTAAAGTAGATGAGCGGGAGAAGCAGGCTGCTCTGGAGGAGGAACAGGCTCGTCTCAAAGCACTGAAG AGGCTGAAGGAGCTCTCGAAGAGGCCTTCCTTTGCCACCACAGACACATCTCCTGTCTCCACCACCGGGGTCACTATCAGCACAGCCCCAGCCATCGACCTTTTCTCCACACCCAGCTGCTCCAATGG TGCTCTGAAGATGGAGAGTGACCTGTTTGACATTCAGCAGACGTTTAACCCTTCAATGCAGGCCAGTTCTACAGGGCTTCCTGTGGCCACCACATGGGCAG ATCCTTTCACCTCTGCTGAAGCTGGAGATGACTCcatgccaaaccttaaccctttccTGTCAAAAGTCGTTGTCGATGCAGCCGCTCACTTACCTGTTGTGTCCTCCGACGGTGTTAGCTATTCCTCTAGGACGTCTGGTCATGAAATGTTTAGTG ATCGTTATAATCCCTTTACTGACACAAACTCGTCCGTTTCAACCAATTACAAACGCACAGTGCGGATAGAACACTCCATCTCAG ACTCCTTCTGTGGTGGTCCAGTGGCCATGGCCCAGCACCTTCCACACCAGGCCCCCTACCTCACTGAGCCCTCTGCAGTAGCAGGTCAATTCAGAG GATACTCCACAGCAACACAGGCCCCTCCCCCAGGAGCACTCCAAGTGGACTTTGAGTCAGTCTTTGGAGCCAAAGCTTCCGGTGCTAACAACATGGAATCTGATG ACATCCTGAAACCCACCATGGTTGGCTCCAATCAGGCCCTGTGCTCAATCAATCAGCTGTCAGACAAACTGGTGGGAGATGACCTGGATTCCTCTCTGGCCAACCTGGTGGGAA ATCTCGGGATTGGAAATGGCACAACGAAAAA TGACATCCACTGGAGCCAGCCTGGGGAGAAGAGGCTGACTGGCGGTAGCAACTGGCAGCCCAAAGCAGCCCCAAACACCACCTGGAACCCCGTCTCCATG ACCCCCCCAGTCATGGCCTACCCTGCAACAACACCCACAGGCATGATGGGGGGATATGGCATG CCGCCCCAACAGCTTGGCTCTATGGGTATGATGAACCAACCCAACATGATGTACAACCAGGCCGTCATGAGGCCGCCCAACCCCTTCAGCTCTGTATCTAGCGCccag CCCTCTGCAGCCTCTAGTCCTTCCAGCCAGAGTCCTCTCAGAGCCCCTGGACAGGACCCATTTGCACAGCTCTCTCTCAAGGATTTCTTGTAG
- the LOC118358938 gene encoding phosphatidylinositol-binding clathrin assembly protein-like isoform X7, with amino-acid sequence MSGQSITDRITAAQHSVTGSAVSKTVCKATTHEIMGPKKKHLDYLIHCTNEMNVNIPQLADSLFERTTSTSWVVVFKSLIATHHLMVYGNERFVQYLASRNTLFNLSNFLDKSGLQGLSLPGYDMSTFIRRYSRYLNEKAVSYRQVAFDFTKVKRGVDGVMRTMNTEKLLKTIPIIQNQMDALLDFNVNANELTNGVINAGFMLLFKDSIRLFAAYNEGIINLLEKYFDMKKTQCKEGLDIYKKFLTRMTRISEFLKVAEQVGIDRGDIPDLSQAPSSLLEALEQHLASLEGKKVKDSTAASRASTLSNAVSSLASTGMSFTKVDEREKQAALEEEQARLKALKEQRLKELSKRPSFATTDTSPVSTTGVTISTAPAIDLFSTPSCSNGALKMESDLFDIQQTFNPSMQASSTGLPVATTWADSFCGGPVAMAQHLPHQAPYLTEPSAVAGQFRGYSTATQAPPPGALQVDFESVFGAKASGANNMESDDILKPTMVGSNQALCSINQLSDKLVGDDLDSSLANLVGNLGIGNGTTKNDIHWSQPGEKRLTGGSNWQPKAAPNTTWNPVSMTPPVMAYPATTPTGMMGGYGMPPQQLGSMGMMNQPNMMYNQAVMRPPNPFSSVSSAQPSAASSPSSQSPLRAPGQDPFAQLSLKDFL; translated from the exons ACCTGATCCATTGCACCAATGAGATGAACGTAAACATTCCCCAGCTGGCTGACTCACTGTTTGAAAGGACCACCAGCACAAGCTGGGTGGTGGTCTTCAAGTCGCTCATCGCCACACACCACCTCATGGTCTACGGTAATGAG CGTTTTGTCCAGTACTTGGCTTCAAGGAACACATTATTCAACCTCAGTAATTTTTTGGACAAAAGTGGTTTACAAG gtctctctctcccaggctacgATATGTCCACATTTATCCGGAGGTACAGTCGATATCTGAATGAGAAGGCTGTGTCATACAGACAGGTTGCATTTGACTTCACTAAAGTAAAGCGAGG GGTGGATGGGGTGATGAGGACCATGAATACAGAGAAGCTACTGAAGACCATCCCTATCATACAAAACCAGATGGACGCCCTCCTCGACTTCAAT GTTAATGCCAATGAGCTCACAAACGGAGTGATCAATGCAGGGTTCATGCTCCTCTTCAAAGATTCCATTAGGCTTTTTGCTGCATATAACGAAGGCATCATCAACCTGCTGG AGAAGTACTTTGACATGAAGAAAACCCAGTGTAAAGAGGGCCTGGATATCTACAAGAAGTTCCTGACCCGAATGACCCGAATCTCAGAGTTCCTTAAAGTGGCAGAG CAGGTGGGGATTGATCGAGGAGACATTCCAGACCTTTCCCAG GCCCCCAGTAGCCTTCTGGAAGCTCTGgagcagcacctggcctcactaGAGGGGAAGAAAGTCAAAGACTCCACCGCTGCCAGCAG GGCCAGTACTCTATCCAATGCAGTGTCCTCGCTGGCCAGTACAGGGATGTCTTTTACTAAAGTAGATGAGCGGGAGAAGCAGGCTGCTCTGGAGGAGGAACAGGCTCGTCTCAAAGCACTGAAG GAACAGAGGCTGAAGGAGCTCTCGAAGAGGCCTTCCTTTGCCACCACAGACACATCTCCTGTCTCCACCACCGGGGTCACTATCAGCACAGCCCCAGCCATCGACCTTTTCTCCACACCCAGCTGCTCCAATGG TGCTCTGAAGATGGAGAGTGACCTGTTTGACATTCAGCAGACGTTTAACCCTTCAATGCAGGCCAGTTCTACAGGGCTTCCTGTGGCCACCACATGGGCAG ACTCCTTCTGTGGTGGTCCAGTGGCCATGGCCCAGCACCTTCCACACCAGGCCCCCTACCTCACTGAGCCCTCTGCAGTAGCAGGTCAATTCAGAG GATACTCCACAGCAACACAGGCCCCTCCCCCAGGAGCACTCCAAGTGGACTTTGAGTCAGTCTTTGGAGCCAAAGCTTCCGGTGCTAACAACATGGAATCTGATG ACATCCTGAAACCCACCATGGTTGGCTCCAATCAGGCCCTGTGCTCAATCAATCAGCTGTCAGACAAACTGGTGGGAGATGACCTGGATTCCTCTCTGGCCAACCTGGTGGGAA ATCTCGGGATTGGAAATGGCACAACGAAAAA TGACATCCACTGGAGCCAGCCTGGGGAGAAGAGGCTGACTGGCGGTAGCAACTGGCAGCCCAAAGCAGCCCCAAACACCACCTGGAACCCCGTCTCCATG ACCCCCCCAGTCATGGCCTACCCTGCAACAACACCCACAGGCATGATGGGGGGATATGGCATG CCGCCCCAACAGCTTGGCTCTATGGGTATGATGAACCAACCCAACATGATGTACAACCAGGCCGTCATGAGGCCGCCCAACCCCTTCAGCTCTGTATCTAGCGCccag CCCTCTGCAGCCTCTAGTCCTTCCAGCCAGAGTCCTCTCAGAGCCCCTGGACAGGACCCATTTGCACAGCTCTCTCTCAAGGATTTCTTGTAG
- the LOC118358938 gene encoding phosphatidylinositol-binding clathrin assembly protein-like isoform X9 yields MSGQSITDRITAAQHSVTGSAVSKTVCKATTHEIMGPKKKHLDYLIHCTNEMNVNIPQLADSLFERTTSTSWVVVFKSLIATHHLMVYGNERFVQYLASRNTLFNLSNFLDKSGLQGYDMSTFIRRYSRYLNEKAVSYRQVAFDFTKVKRGVDGVMRTMNTEKLLKTIPIIQNQMDALLDFNVNANELTNGVINAGFMLLFKDSIRLFAAYNEGIINLLEKYFDMKKTQCKEGLDIYKKFLTRMTRISEFLKVAEQVGIDRGDIPDLSQAPSSLLEALEQHLASLEGKKVKDSTAASRASTLSNAVSSLASTGMSFTKVDEREKQAALEEEQARLKALKEQRLKELSKRPSFATTDTSPVSTTGVTISTAPAIDLFSTPSCSNGALKMESDLFDIQQTFNPSMQASSTGLPVATTWAGYSTATQAPPPGALQVDFESVFGAKASGANNMESDDILKPTMVGSNQALCSINQLSDKLVGDDLDSSLANLVGNLGIGNGTTKNDIHWSQPGEKRLTGGSNWQPKAAPNTTWNPVSMTPPVMAYPATTPTGMMGGYGMPPQQLGSMGMMNQPNMMYNQAVMRPPNPFSSVSSAQPSAASSPSSQSPLRAPGQDPFAQLSLKDFL; encoded by the exons ACCTGATCCATTGCACCAATGAGATGAACGTAAACATTCCCCAGCTGGCTGACTCACTGTTTGAAAGGACCACCAGCACAAGCTGGGTGGTGGTCTTCAAGTCGCTCATCGCCACACACCACCTCATGGTCTACGGTAATGAG CGTTTTGTCCAGTACTTGGCTTCAAGGAACACATTATTCAACCTCAGTAATTTTTTGGACAAAAGTGGTTTACAAG gctacgATATGTCCACATTTATCCGGAGGTACAGTCGATATCTGAATGAGAAGGCTGTGTCATACAGACAGGTTGCATTTGACTTCACTAAAGTAAAGCGAGG GGTGGATGGGGTGATGAGGACCATGAATACAGAGAAGCTACTGAAGACCATCCCTATCATACAAAACCAGATGGACGCCCTCCTCGACTTCAAT GTTAATGCCAATGAGCTCACAAACGGAGTGATCAATGCAGGGTTCATGCTCCTCTTCAAAGATTCCATTAGGCTTTTTGCTGCATATAACGAAGGCATCATCAACCTGCTGG AGAAGTACTTTGACATGAAGAAAACCCAGTGTAAAGAGGGCCTGGATATCTACAAGAAGTTCCTGACCCGAATGACCCGAATCTCAGAGTTCCTTAAAGTGGCAGAG CAGGTGGGGATTGATCGAGGAGACATTCCAGACCTTTCCCAG GCCCCCAGTAGCCTTCTGGAAGCTCTGgagcagcacctggcctcactaGAGGGGAAGAAAGTCAAAGACTCCACCGCTGCCAGCAG GGCCAGTACTCTATCCAATGCAGTGTCCTCGCTGGCCAGTACAGGGATGTCTTTTACTAAAGTAGATGAGCGGGAGAAGCAGGCTGCTCTGGAGGAGGAACAGGCTCGTCTCAAAGCACTGAAG GAACAGAGGCTGAAGGAGCTCTCGAAGAGGCCTTCCTTTGCCACCACAGACACATCTCCTGTCTCCACCACCGGGGTCACTATCAGCACAGCCCCAGCCATCGACCTTTTCTCCACACCCAGCTGCTCCAATGG TGCTCTGAAGATGGAGAGTGACCTGTTTGACATTCAGCAGACGTTTAACCCTTCAATGCAGGCCAGTTCTACAGGGCTTCCTGTGGCCACCACATGGGCAG GATACTCCACAGCAACACAGGCCCCTCCCCCAGGAGCACTCCAAGTGGACTTTGAGTCAGTCTTTGGAGCCAAAGCTTCCGGTGCTAACAACATGGAATCTGATG ACATCCTGAAACCCACCATGGTTGGCTCCAATCAGGCCCTGTGCTCAATCAATCAGCTGTCAGACAAACTGGTGGGAGATGACCTGGATTCCTCTCTGGCCAACCTGGTGGGAA ATCTCGGGATTGGAAATGGCACAACGAAAAA TGACATCCACTGGAGCCAGCCTGGGGAGAAGAGGCTGACTGGCGGTAGCAACTGGCAGCCCAAAGCAGCCCCAAACACCACCTGGAACCCCGTCTCCATG ACCCCCCCAGTCATGGCCTACCCTGCAACAACACCCACAGGCATGATGGGGGGATATGGCATG CCGCCCCAACAGCTTGGCTCTATGGGTATGATGAACCAACCCAACATGATGTACAACCAGGCCGTCATGAGGCCGCCCAACCCCTTCAGCTCTGTATCTAGCGCccag CCCTCTGCAGCCTCTAGTCCTTCCAGCCAGAGTCCTCTCAGAGCCCCTGGACAGGACCCATTTGCACAGCTCTCTCTCAAGGATTTCTTGTAG
- the LOC118358938 gene encoding phosphatidylinositol-binding clathrin assembly protein-like isoform X8, translated as MSGQSITDRITAAQHSVTGSAVSKTVCKATTHEIMGPKKKHLDYLIHCTNEMNVNIPQLADSLFERTTSTSWVVVFKSLIATHHLMVYGNERFVQYLASRNTLFNLSNFLDKSGLQGLSLPGYDMSTFIRRYSRYLNEKAVSYRQVAFDFTKVKRGVDGVMRTMNTEKLLKTIPIIQNQMDALLDFNVNANELTNGVINAGFMLLFKDSIRLFAAYNEGIINLLEKYFDMKKTQCKEGLDIYKKFLTRMTRISEFLKVAEQVGIDRGDIPDLSQAPSSLLEALEQHLASLEGKKVKDSTAASRASTLSNAVSSLASTGMSFTKVDEREKQAALEEEQARLKALKEQRLKELSKRPSFATTDTSPVSTTGVTISTAPAIDLFSTPSCSNGALKMESDLFDIQQTFNPSMQASSTGLPVATTWAGYSTATQAPPPGALQVDFESVFGAKASGANNMESDDILKPTMVGSNQALCSINQLSDKLVGDDLDSSLANLVGNLGIGNGTTKNDIHWSQPGEKRLTGGSNWQPKAAPNTTWNPVSMTPPVMAYPATTPTGMMGGYGMPPQQLGSMGMMNQPNMMYNQAVMRPPNPFSSVSSAQPSAASSPSSQSPLRAPGQDPFAQLSLKDFL; from the exons ACCTGATCCATTGCACCAATGAGATGAACGTAAACATTCCCCAGCTGGCTGACTCACTGTTTGAAAGGACCACCAGCACAAGCTGGGTGGTGGTCTTCAAGTCGCTCATCGCCACACACCACCTCATGGTCTACGGTAATGAG CGTTTTGTCCAGTACTTGGCTTCAAGGAACACATTATTCAACCTCAGTAATTTTTTGGACAAAAGTGGTTTACAAG gtctctctctcccaggctacgATATGTCCACATTTATCCGGAGGTACAGTCGATATCTGAATGAGAAGGCTGTGTCATACAGACAGGTTGCATTTGACTTCACTAAAGTAAAGCGAGG GGTGGATGGGGTGATGAGGACCATGAATACAGAGAAGCTACTGAAGACCATCCCTATCATACAAAACCAGATGGACGCCCTCCTCGACTTCAAT GTTAATGCCAATGAGCTCACAAACGGAGTGATCAATGCAGGGTTCATGCTCCTCTTCAAAGATTCCATTAGGCTTTTTGCTGCATATAACGAAGGCATCATCAACCTGCTGG AGAAGTACTTTGACATGAAGAAAACCCAGTGTAAAGAGGGCCTGGATATCTACAAGAAGTTCCTGACCCGAATGACCCGAATCTCAGAGTTCCTTAAAGTGGCAGAG CAGGTGGGGATTGATCGAGGAGACATTCCAGACCTTTCCCAG GCCCCCAGTAGCCTTCTGGAAGCTCTGgagcagcacctggcctcactaGAGGGGAAGAAAGTCAAAGACTCCACCGCTGCCAGCAG GGCCAGTACTCTATCCAATGCAGTGTCCTCGCTGGCCAGTACAGGGATGTCTTTTACTAAAGTAGATGAGCGGGAGAAGCAGGCTGCTCTGGAGGAGGAACAGGCTCGTCTCAAAGCACTGAAG GAACAGAGGCTGAAGGAGCTCTCGAAGAGGCCTTCCTTTGCCACCACAGACACATCTCCTGTCTCCACCACCGGGGTCACTATCAGCACAGCCCCAGCCATCGACCTTTTCTCCACACCCAGCTGCTCCAATGG TGCTCTGAAGATGGAGAGTGACCTGTTTGACATTCAGCAGACGTTTAACCCTTCAATGCAGGCCAGTTCTACAGGGCTTCCTGTGGCCACCACATGGGCAG GATACTCCACAGCAACACAGGCCCCTCCCCCAGGAGCACTCCAAGTGGACTTTGAGTCAGTCTTTGGAGCCAAAGCTTCCGGTGCTAACAACATGGAATCTGATG ACATCCTGAAACCCACCATGGTTGGCTCCAATCAGGCCCTGTGCTCAATCAATCAGCTGTCAGACAAACTGGTGGGAGATGACCTGGATTCCTCTCTGGCCAACCTGGTGGGAA ATCTCGGGATTGGAAATGGCACAACGAAAAA TGACATCCACTGGAGCCAGCCTGGGGAGAAGAGGCTGACTGGCGGTAGCAACTGGCAGCCCAAAGCAGCCCCAAACACCACCTGGAACCCCGTCTCCATG ACCCCCCCAGTCATGGCCTACCCTGCAACAACACCCACAGGCATGATGGGGGGATATGGCATG CCGCCCCAACAGCTTGGCTCTATGGGTATGATGAACCAACCCAACATGATGTACAACCAGGCCGTCATGAGGCCGCCCAACCCCTTCAGCTCTGTATCTAGCGCccag CCCTCTGCAGCCTCTAGTCCTTCCAGCCAGAGTCCTCTCAGAGCCCCTGGACAGGACCCATTTGCACAGCTCTCTCTCAAGGATTTCTTGTAG